A genomic window from Lycium barbarum isolate Lr01 chromosome 4, ASM1917538v2, whole genome shotgun sequence includes:
- the LOC132634790 gene encoding long chain acyl-CoA synthetase 4-like — protein MATEKFIIEVEPAKAAKDGRPSMGPVYRSVFAKDGFPPPIDGLNSCWDIFRLSVEKYPNNRMLGTREIVDGKPGKYVWMSYKEVYDIVIKVGNSIRSCGVDEGDKCGIYGANCAEWIISMEACNAHGLYCVPLYDTLGHGAVEFIISHAEVKIAFVEEKKLPELLKTFPNASTYLKTIVSFGNVTPPQKEEVEKFGVALYCWDEFIQLGSENQFDLPVKKKEDICTIMYTSGTTGDPKGVMISNTSIVTLIAGVRRFLESVNEALTVDDVYLSYLPLAHIFDRVIEECFIHHGASIGFWRGDVKLLTEDIGELKPTVFCAVPRVLDRIYSGLQQKISSGGLLKSTLFNLAYAYKHYNLKKGRKHFEASPISDKVVFNKVKEGLGGKVRLILSGAAPLAAHVESFLRVVACCHVLQGYGLTETCAGTFVSLPNQYNMLGTVGPPVPNVDVCLESVPEMSYDALSSTPRGEVCVRGDTLFSGYFKREDLTKEVMIDGWFHTGDIGEWQPNGSLKIVDRKKNIFKLSQGEYVAVENLENIYGNNPVIDSIWIYGNSFESFLIAVINPNQRAIEQWAEQNGISGDFNSLCENSKVKEFMIGELAKAAKEKKLKGFEFIKAVHLDPQPFDMERDLLTPTFKKKRPQLLKYYQDMIDNMYKGTK, from the exons ATGGCAACAGAGAAATTCATTATAGAAGTAGAACCAGCAAAGGCTGCTAAAGATGGAAGACCATCAATGGGTCCTGTTTATAGAAGTGTTTTTGCTAAAGATGGATTTCCACCACCTATTGATGGACTTAATAGTTGCTGGGATATTTTTCG TTTATCGGTGGAGAAATATCCTAACAACCGGATGCTTGGAACCCGTGAAATTGTAGATGGAAAA CCCGGCAAATATGTGTGGATGTCTTATAAAGAAGTATATGACATTGTCATTAAAGTAGGAAATTCCATCCGGAGCTGTGGTGTCGATGAG gGAGACAAATGTGGTATCTATGGTGCCAATTGCGCCGAGTGGATAATAAGCATGGAG GCATGCAATGCTCATGGACTTTACTGTGTTCCTCTGTATGACACCTTAG GTCATGGTGCAGTGGAATTTATCATTTCCCATGCTGAGGTTAAAATTGCTTTTGTTGAAGAGAAAAAACTTCCTGAG CTTCTGAAAACTTTTCCAAATGCGTCAACGTACTTGAAGA CTATTGTGAGTTTTGGAAACGTCACTCCTCCACAGAAGGAAGAGGTTGAAAAGTTTGGGGTGGCTCTATATTGCTGGGATGAGTTTATACAATTG GGAAGCGAAAATCAATTTGACCTTCCAGTAAAAAAGAAGGAAGACATTTGTACAATAATGTATACTAGTGGAACGACCGGAGATCCCAAAGGTGTCATGATTTCAAATACTAGCATTGTTACTCTTATAGCTGGAGTAAGGCGTTTCCTTGAGAGTGTGAATGAGGCG TTGACTGTGGATGATGTGTATCTTTCGTATCTTCCCCTGGCACATATCTTTGATCGGGTGATTGAAGAATGTTTCATTCATCATGGTGCCTCAATAGGATTTTGGCGAGGG GACGTCAAATTACTAACCGAAGATATTGGAGAGCTAAAACCAACCGTCTTCTGTGCTGTACCTCGGGTACTAGACAGAATATATTCAG GTTTGCAACAGAAAATTTCTTCCGGAGGTCTGCTCAAAAGCACCTTGTTCAATCTTGCCTATGCTTA CAAACATTACAACTTGAAGAAAGGACGTAAACACTTTGAAGCTTCCCCGATTTCTGACAAAGTTGTCTTCAATAAG GTAAAAGAAGGGTTAGGAGGCAAAGTACGCCTTATATTATCTGGAGCAGCGCCCCTTGCAGCTCATGTGGAATCTTTTCTGCGAGTAGTGGCATGTTGTCACGTTCTTCAAGGATATG GTCTGACTGAAACATGTGCCGGTACATTTGTGTCACTACCAAACCAGTATAATATGCTTGGTACGGTTGGTCCTCCAGTGCCCAATGTGGATGTGTGCCTGGAGTCCGTCCCTGAGATGTCATATGATGCTCTGTCAAGCACGCCACGTGGAGAAGTATGTGTGAGGGGTGACACTCTTTTTTCTGGTTATTTCAAACGTGAGGACCTAACAAAAGAAGTCATGATTGATGGGTGGTTCCACACAG GTGATATTGGTGAGTGGCAACCTAATGGTAGCTTGAAAATAGTTGATCGTAAGAAGAACATTTTCAAGCTATCACAAGGTGAATATGTTGCTGTCGAGAATTTGGAGAATATCTATGGCAATAATCCTGTTATCGACTCG ATATGGATATACGGAAACAGTTTTGAGTCATTCCTCATTGCTGTCATTAACCCAAACCAACGAGCAATTGAACAATGGGCCGAACAGAACGGCATATCTGGGGATTTTAATTCCCTATGTGAAAATTCAAAAGTGAAAGAGTTCATGATTGGAGAGCTCGCGAAAGCTGCAAAAGAAAAGAAG CTGAAGGGCTTTGAGTTCATAAAAGCTGTACACCTTGATCCTCAGCCATTTGACATGGAAAGGGACCTTCTAACTCCGACATTTAAGAAGAAAAGACCCCAGTTGCTCAAATATTACCAG GATATGATTGACAACATGTACAAGGGTACTAAATGA
- the LOC132634792 gene encoding uncharacterized protein LOC132634792 isoform X2, translated as MAYIGAFDNLRCLNLSDCNKINNSAIWAITGMTNLKELDLSRCSKITNAGIRHLTSIPSLEKLWIPETGVTADGVVLLSSLTNLSLLDLGGLPVSDSSLGNLKVLGKLQHLDLWGSEVSNRGASHLKWFPRLSSLNLAWTKVTMLPSLPILACLNMSNCTIHSIFEGEGQKAPLSKLILSGATIRDVSEAFLHLETSSLSLLDLSNSSLNSYCFLPYMNAISDLDLSGTSAGDESVEHIAFVGQNLRRLNLSRTKLSSAGLGILAGFVPNLETLLLSYTAIDDSAISFMITMPLLKCINLSGTNIRGMVNEVDSDANCASSLSGLSSLDHLERLDLEETRIKDSALAPLPSFRKLSYLTLRSGSLTDTTLHQLSSIQSLVTLGIRDGVLTDTGLYIFNPSPSMRILDLRGCWLLTEDVLLSFQQKHPQIEVRHDLLSIALVKRLSVHSPVCQATPQSKLYKNKNGGPSASPLRSSRHGFLDQRLKYTREELLAVSFGSASISRDNVDWIPHELANDG; from the exons ATGGCATATATAGGTGCTTTTGACAACTTGCGTTGTCTAAATTTATCAGATTGTAACAAAATTAACAATTCAGCCATTTGGGCTATCACAG GAATGACAAACTTAAAGGAGCTTGACCTCTCTAGATGCTCAAAGATTACCAATGCTGGAATTAGACATCTAACATCCATCCCAAGTTTGGAGAAGTTGTGGATTCCAGAAACAGGCGTCACGGCTGATGGTGTGGTACTTCTGTCTTCATTAACCAACTTATCTTTGTTAGATCTGGGAGGCCTGCCTGTATCGGATTCCTCTCTGGGTAATCTTAAG GTTCTCGGGAAACTACAACATTTGGATCTTTGGGGGAGTGAAGTATCAAACAGAGGAGCATCTCATCTTAAATGGTTCCCAAGATTGAGTTCTCTGAATTTGGCCTGGACCAAGGTCACTATGTTGCCAAGTCTGCCTATTCTTGCATGTCTAAACATGAGCAATTGCACGATACACTCTATATTCGAAGGAGAAGGACAGAAAGCTCCTCTTTCAAAGCTTATTCTGTCTGGAGCAACCATAAGAGATGTCTCTGAAGCTTTCCTACACCTTGAAACATCTTCCCTCTCTCTCCTGGATCTTTCCAATTCATCTCTTAATTCGTACTGCTTTTTGCCATATATGAATGCGATATCAGATTTAGATCTCAGTGGTACATCTGCAGGGGATGAGTCAGTTGAACACATTGCATTTGTAGGTCAAAATTTACGTCGTCTAAATCTCAGCCGGACAAAATTAAGCTCTGCAGGACTGGGAATTTTAGCTGGTTTTGTTCCCAATCTTGAAACTTTATTGTTATCTTACACGGCCATTGACGATTCTGCTATCTCCTTCATGATCACCATGCCTTTGCTAAAATGTATCAATCTGAGTGGTACAAATATCAGAG GTATGGTCAACGAGGTGGATTCTGATGCTAATTGTGCGTCGTCACTGTCTGGGTTGTCTAGTCTTGATCATTTGGAAAGATTGGATTTGGAGGAGACTCGAATCAAGGATTCAGCTTTGGCTCCTTTGCCGAGCTTTCGTAAATTGAGCTATTTAACCTTACGGAGTGGTTCCCTTACTGATACCACTTTGCATCAGTTGTCGTCTATTCAAAGCTTGGTTACCCTGGGGATTCGTGATGGCGTACTCACTGATACTGGGCTCTATATATTCAACCCTTCACCATCTATGAGGATTCTTGATCTCAGGGGTTGTTGGCTGCTGACAGAGGATGTTCTGTTGTCATTTCAGCAAAAGCATCCTCAAATTGAAGTAAGGCATGATCTTCTTAGTATTGCATTGGTTAAAAGGTTATCTGTTCACTCACCTGTGTGCCAAGCGACACCTCAGAGCAAACTATACAAAAACAAGAACGGAGGGCCATCAGCATCTCCCCTAAGATCTAGCAGACACGGTTTTCTTG ATCAAAGATTGAAGTACACCAGAGAAGAACTGCTTGCAGTGAGCTTTGGCTCTGCCTCTATTTCCAGAGACAATGTTGATTGGATACCTCATGAGCTGGCAAATGATGGATAG
- the LOC132634792 gene encoding uncharacterized protein LOC132634792 isoform X1 — protein sequence MATQLVEMCIESATHSLDAVEAWRRQRRTIESMPCHLAQTLLHRLLHRRLLFPSLLEVFKFCVEEIDLRGDSRVDAEWMAYIGAFDNLRCLNLSDCNKINNSAIWAITGMTNLKELDLSRCSKITNAGIRHLTSIPSLEKLWIPETGVTADGVVLLSSLTNLSLLDLGGLPVSDSSLGNLKVLGKLQHLDLWGSEVSNRGASHLKWFPRLSSLNLAWTKVTMLPSLPILACLNMSNCTIHSIFEGEGQKAPLSKLILSGATIRDVSEAFLHLETSSLSLLDLSNSSLNSYCFLPYMNAISDLDLSGTSAGDESVEHIAFVGQNLRRLNLSRTKLSSAGLGILAGFVPNLETLLLSYTAIDDSAISFMITMPLLKCINLSGTNIRGMVNEVDSDANCASSLSGLSSLDHLERLDLEETRIKDSALAPLPSFRKLSYLTLRSGSLTDTTLHQLSSIQSLVTLGIRDGVLTDTGLYIFNPSPSMRILDLRGCWLLTEDVLLSFQQKHPQIEVRHDLLSIALVKRLSVHSPVCQATPQSKLYKNKNGGPSASPLRSSRHGFLDQRLKYTREELLAVSFGSASISRDNVDWIPHELANDG from the exons ATGGCGACCCAACTAGTTGAGATGTGCATTGAATCAGCAACACATAGCCTTGACGCCGTGGAAGCGTGGCGGAGACAACGCCGGACTATAGAAAGCATGCCTTGTCACCTCGCTCAAACTCTCCTTCACCGCCTTCTTCACCGCCGTCTCCTCTTCCCGTCGTTActcga AGTGTTCAAATTTTGTGTTGAGGAGATCGATTTAAGGGGGGACAGTAGAGTGGATGCAGAATGGATGGCATATATAGGTGCTTTTGACAACTTGCGTTGTCTAAATTTATCAGATTGTAACAAAATTAACAATTCAGCCATTTGGGCTATCACAG GAATGACAAACTTAAAGGAGCTTGACCTCTCTAGATGCTCAAAGATTACCAATGCTGGAATTAGACATCTAACATCCATCCCAAGTTTGGAGAAGTTGTGGATTCCAGAAACAGGCGTCACGGCTGATGGTGTGGTACTTCTGTCTTCATTAACCAACTTATCTTTGTTAGATCTGGGAGGCCTGCCTGTATCGGATTCCTCTCTGGGTAATCTTAAG GTTCTCGGGAAACTACAACATTTGGATCTTTGGGGGAGTGAAGTATCAAACAGAGGAGCATCTCATCTTAAATGGTTCCCAAGATTGAGTTCTCTGAATTTGGCCTGGACCAAGGTCACTATGTTGCCAAGTCTGCCTATTCTTGCATGTCTAAACATGAGCAATTGCACGATACACTCTATATTCGAAGGAGAAGGACAGAAAGCTCCTCTTTCAAAGCTTATTCTGTCTGGAGCAACCATAAGAGATGTCTCTGAAGCTTTCCTACACCTTGAAACATCTTCCCTCTCTCTCCTGGATCTTTCCAATTCATCTCTTAATTCGTACTGCTTTTTGCCATATATGAATGCGATATCAGATTTAGATCTCAGTGGTACATCTGCAGGGGATGAGTCAGTTGAACACATTGCATTTGTAGGTCAAAATTTACGTCGTCTAAATCTCAGCCGGACAAAATTAAGCTCTGCAGGACTGGGAATTTTAGCTGGTTTTGTTCCCAATCTTGAAACTTTATTGTTATCTTACACGGCCATTGACGATTCTGCTATCTCCTTCATGATCACCATGCCTTTGCTAAAATGTATCAATCTGAGTGGTACAAATATCAGAG GTATGGTCAACGAGGTGGATTCTGATGCTAATTGTGCGTCGTCACTGTCTGGGTTGTCTAGTCTTGATCATTTGGAAAGATTGGATTTGGAGGAGACTCGAATCAAGGATTCAGCTTTGGCTCCTTTGCCGAGCTTTCGTAAATTGAGCTATTTAACCTTACGGAGTGGTTCCCTTACTGATACCACTTTGCATCAGTTGTCGTCTATTCAAAGCTTGGTTACCCTGGGGATTCGTGATGGCGTACTCACTGATACTGGGCTCTATATATTCAACCCTTCACCATCTATGAGGATTCTTGATCTCAGGGGTTGTTGGCTGCTGACAGAGGATGTTCTGTTGTCATTTCAGCAAAAGCATCCTCAAATTGAAGTAAGGCATGATCTTCTTAGTATTGCATTGGTTAAAAGGTTATCTGTTCACTCACCTGTGTGCCAAGCGACACCTCAGAGCAAACTATACAAAAACAAGAACGGAGGGCCATCAGCATCTCCCCTAAGATCTAGCAGACACGGTTTTCTTG ATCAAAGATTGAAGTACACCAGAGAAGAACTGCTTGCAGTGAGCTTTGGCTCTGCCTCTATTTCCAGAGACAATGTTGATTGGATACCTCATGAGCTGGCAAATGATGGATAG